The following are encoded in a window of Nocardia sp. BMG111209 genomic DNA:
- a CDS encoding DUF4189 domain-containing protein: MLVSGKTIAGLALGAAAVALTATAGPAAADDGHLYGAFAVSTENPDDAYIIGGARNYGSQAEADAAAMGQCHYANCWVVLRYVDGCGAISARDGRVLGALGSSKRDAENAAMGLFGPPTPSTLSSDGSQTELLDSACNG, encoded by the coding sequence ATGCTTGTGTCGGGGAAGACGATCGCGGGTCTCGCGCTGGGGGCGGCGGCCGTCGCACTGACGGCCACCGCCGGGCCCGCCGCGGCGGACGACGGGCACCTCTACGGCGCCTTCGCCGTATCGACGGAGAACCCGGACGACGCCTACATCATCGGCGGCGCCCGGAACTACGGCAGCCAGGCCGAGGCCGATGCGGCCGCGATGGGGCAGTGTCACTACGCCAACTGCTGGGTGGTGCTGCGCTATGTGGATGGCTGCGGTGCGATCTCGGCGCGGGACGGCCGGGTTCTCGGCGCGCTCGGATCGTCGAAGCGGGACGCCGAGAACGCGGCGATGGGACTGTTCGGACCGCCGACGCCGTCCACACTGAGTTCGGACGGCAGCCAGACCGAACTGCTCGACTCCGCCTGCAACGGTTAG